From one Agathobaculum sp. NTUH-O15-33 genomic stretch:
- a CDS encoding response regulator transcription factor, translating to MAKILIVDDEPDIYQLIRRYAEHEGHETTRAADGVEAVALCRENDYDMIVMDVMMPDMDGFTACKQIKKIKDIPVLMLSARGEEYDKLLGFEIGIDDYMVKPFSPKELMARAHVIVDRHRPCAGPAAEQPITLGALWIDPLGRNVYVGGAKTELTAKEYDLLLYFVQNKGIVLTREAILNAVWGYDYCGEERTVDWQIKLLRAKLGACRGCIVTMRGVGYKFEVEA from the coding sequence TTGGCCAAGATCCTGATCGTGGACGATGAACCGGATATTTATCAGCTCATTCGCCGGTACGCGGAGCATGAGGGACACGAAACGACGCGGGCCGCTGACGGTGTGGAAGCCGTCGCCCTATGTCGTGAAAACGATTACGACATGATCGTTATGGATGTTATGATGCCGGATATGGACGGCTTTACGGCCTGCAAACAAATTAAGAAAATAAAGGATATCCCTGTTTTGATGCTTTCGGCACGCGGCGAGGAATACGACAAATTGCTCGGCTTTGAGATCGGGATAGACGACTATATGGTCAAGCCCTTTTCTCCAAAGGAGCTGATGGCGCGGGCCCATGTGATCGTAGACCGGCACCGGCCCTGCGCCGGTCCGGCGGCGGAGCAGCCGATCACGCTGGGCGCGCTATGGATCGATCCGCTGGGGCGGAATGTGTATGTAGGCGGAGCAAAGACCGAGCTGACCGCCAAGGAATACGACCTGCTGCTGTATTTTGTCCAAAACAAAGGGATCGTCCTGACGAGAGAAGCGATCCTGAATGCCGTATGGGGATATGATTACTGCGGGGAAGAACGGACGGTGGATTGGCAGATCAAGCTGCTGCGGGCAAAGCTGGGGGCTTGCCGCGGCTGCATTGTGACAATGCGTGGGGTGGGATATAAATTTGAAGTGGAAGCGTAA
- a CDS encoding helix-turn-helix domain-containing protein encodes MTDLYTNIKAACAAQGISPSAMCLRLGMSKSTMSDLKAGRKKSLTSETLTRIAEFLHVTADELLCGTAQEKPAGKPAGLRREDIKFAVFGDPDVDDDLMEDVMALARTMMEQRKKKGK; translated from the coding sequence ATGACCGATCTGTACACAAATATTAAAGCCGCCTGCGCGGCACAGGGCATATCGCCCAGCGCCATGTGCCTGCGGCTTGGCATGAGCAAAAGCACCATGTCCGATCTAAAGGCGGGCAGAAAGAAATCGCTCACCTCGGAAACGCTCACAAGGATCGCTGAATTTCTGCATGTCACGGCGGACGAACTGCTTTGCGGCACGGCACAAGAGAAGCCCGCCGGTAAACCGGCGGGCCTTCGGCGAGAAGATATCAAGTTCGCGGTCTTCGGTGACCCGGATGTGGACGACGACCTAATGGAAGACGTTATGGCGCTGGCGCGCACCATGATGGAGCAGCGGAAAAAGAAAGGAAAATAG
- a CDS encoding family 4 glycosyl hydrolase, producing MKKNKFVVVGAGSSYTPAIVAVLLSRKDDLKLSEIALYDIDEKRVQRTGRFCEMYAAERADGVPVTYTTDMEEAFRGANFLFVQIRPGCNQQREKDEKIPLSHNILGQETCGLGGFSFALRCIPAILDIVGKAQEICPDAWILNYSNPEAMISEAIYRTYPNAKALCICDMPISQEETIADFLQVPHKELTFQYFGLNHFGWFTHIYDKEGRDLLPALRERVLSGEKVSLVNAEAEEKHDNYWGEMYEHAIDGFRAFPEFFPLVYMSYYYFHNEIVSHMDKGYTRANYVLDVREKVVFDDCERCIEAGTTKGSALHTGVHGNYIVDIANAIINNTRERFIINTMNRGAIGNFNHDAVVEIPCYVGSAGIEPVSVGYIPQFHKSLMEAQKGYEKLAVEAALTGSYQKALEAVLLNRTVPSYAVGKAVLDELIEANKGYWNELK from the coding sequence ATGAAAAAGAATAAATTTGTAGTCGTGGGCGCGGGCTCGTCCTACACCCCCGCGATCGTGGCCGTGCTGCTGTCCCGCAAGGACGACCTGAAGCTTAGCGAGATCGCCCTTTACGATATTGACGAAAAGCGCGTGCAGCGCACCGGCCGTTTCTGCGAGATGTACGCCGCCGAGCGCGCGGACGGCGTGCCCGTTACCTACACCACCGATATGGAAGAGGCGTTTCGCGGCGCGAACTTCCTCTTCGTTCAGATCCGCCCGGGCTGCAACCAGCAGCGCGAGAAGGACGAAAAGATCCCTCTCAGCCATAATATCCTCGGGCAAGAGACCTGCGGCCTCGGCGGCTTCTCGTTCGCATTGCGCTGCATCCCCGCTATTCTCGATATTGTAGGCAAGGCGCAGGAGATCTGCCCGGACGCGTGGATCCTGAACTACTCCAACCCGGAGGCCATGATCTCGGAAGCGATCTACCGCACCTATCCGAACGCCAAGGCCCTATGCATCTGCGATATGCCGATCTCGCAGGAGGAGACCATCGCGGACTTCCTGCAGGTGCCCCATAAGGAATTGACCTTTCAGTACTTCGGCCTGAACCACTTCGGCTGGTTCACCCATATTTACGATAAGGAAGGGCGCGACCTGCTGCCCGCCCTGCGCGAGCGGGTGCTCTCGGGCGAAAAAGTCAGCCTTGTCAACGCGGAGGCTGAGGAAAAGCACGATAACTACTGGGGCGAAATGTACGAGCATGCGATCGACGGTTTCCGCGCCTTCCCGGAGTTTTTCCCGTTGGTCTACATGTCCTATTACTACTTCCACAATGAGATCGTATCTCACATGGACAAGGGCTATACCCGCGCCAATTACGTGCTCGATGTACGTGAAAAGGTTGTGTTTGACGACTGCGAGCGCTGCATCGAAGCCGGCACCACGAAGGGCAGCGCGCTGCACACCGGCGTGCACGGCAACTATATCGTCGATATTGCGAATGCGATCATCAACAACACCCGCGAACGCTTCATCATCAATACGATGAACCGCGGCGCGATCGGCAACTTCAACCACGACGCGGTGGTCGAGATCCCCTGCTATGTCGGCTCGGCCGGCATCGAGCCGGTATCGGTCGGCTACATCCCGCAGTTCCATAAGTCCCTGATGGAAGCGCAGAAGGGCTATGAGAAGCTCGCGGTCGAAGCCGCGCTCACAGGTTCCTACCAAAAGGCGCTCGAAGCGGTCCTGCTCAACCGTACGGTCCCCTCCTATGCGGTCGGCAAGGCTGTTTTGGACGAACTGATAGAGGCCAACAAGGGTTACTGGAACGAATTAAAATAA
- a CDS encoding PTS transporter subunit EIIC — protein sequence MKAALNSLKKKLAQLGRSMLVPVTAMPVAGILSRIASDDMLNIPLLKTAGDIVFGNMDILFALGAVVAFAKAKDKVSPMVASLLSILVLKATFASLDDTINMGIFAGIVVGCFTAWIFNHSKEWNTPKIFDFFTGEKFVITLAPIFTVALGYALSYIWPPIQLLLDGFAIGIARLGAIGVFIFGFLNRLLIPVGLHHVFNSYIYFNLGSYTQPDGTVVTGEMTRFLAGDPTAGLFLSMFFVVMMFGLPGAALAMYKCAKKRKSEVKGLMTSSAITSFVTGITEPLEFSFMFVAPQLYFVHALYTGLAGAVCYLLHIRLGFSSGGNIIDMTLNWGLGSNVILMIPVGIVFFLLYFFTFRFLINKYDLKTLGREDDFIDSQEITEEEKDRDPFQQELRLHGQEDRREPWRSGQYRKHRQVYDPPARRNSRRFSDESGQDQADGRQGRGHAIGYKHSDHHRLRGAQRHVRDRADHLNHRFPCCLGGIIV from the coding sequence ATGAAAGCGGCACTGAACAGTTTAAAAAAGAAATTAGCGCAGCTTGGGCGCTCCATGCTTGTCCCGGTCACGGCTATGCCGGTCGCGGGCATTCTTTCCCGCATCGCGTCCGACGACATGCTGAACATTCCGCTGCTCAAGACGGCGGGCGACATCGTATTCGGCAATATGGATATCTTGTTTGCGCTTGGCGCGGTGGTTGCGTTTGCCAAGGCAAAGGACAAAGTCTCACCCATGGTGGCGAGCTTGCTGTCCATCCTCGTACTGAAGGCCACCTTCGCTTCGCTGGATGATACCATCAACATGGGTATTTTCGCCGGCATCGTCGTGGGCTGCTTCACCGCGTGGATCTTTAACCACAGTAAGGAATGGAACACCCCTAAAATCTTTGACTTCTTTACGGGTGAAAAGTTCGTCATTACCTTAGCGCCCATCTTCACCGTCGCGCTCGGTTATGCGCTCAGCTATATCTGGCCACCCATCCAGCTGCTGCTCGACGGCTTCGCCATCGGCATCGCCAGACTCGGCGCAATCGGCGTGTTTATCTTTGGTTTCTTGAACCGTCTGCTCATCCCGGTCGGCCTGCATCACGTGTTCAACTCGTACATTTACTTTAACCTTGGCTCCTATACCCAGCCGGACGGCACCGTCGTCACCGGCGAAATGACCCGCTTCCTCGCGGGCGACCCGACCGCGGGCCTGTTCCTGTCCATGTTCTTCGTCGTCATGATGTTCGGCCTGCCCGGCGCGGCGCTCGCCATGTACAAGTGCGCCAAAAAGCGCAAAAGCGAGGTAAAGGGCCTGATGACCTCGTCCGCGATCACCTCGTTCGTCACCGGTATCACCGAGCCGCTCGAATTTTCCTTCATGTTCGTCGCGCCGCAGCTTTATTTTGTGCACGCGCTGTATACCGGCCTTGCGGGCGCGGTGTGCTATCTGCTCCATATCCGGCTCGGCTTTTCCTCAGGCGGCAATATCATCGATATGACGCTCAACTGGGGCCTTGGCAGCAATGTGATTTTAATGATCCCGGTCGGTATCGTTTTCTTCCTGCTCTACTTCTTTACCTTCCGTTTTCTTATCAACAAGTACGATCTGAAAACGCTTGGACGCGAGGATGATTTCATCGACTCACAGGAGATCACCGAGGAAGAAAAAGACCGCGACCCTTTCCAACAAGAACTACGCCTACATGGCCAAGAAGATCGTCGAGAACCTTGGCGGAGCGGGCAATATCGAAAACATCGGCAAGTGTATGACCCGCCTGCGCGTCGAAACTCGCGACGCTTCTCTGATGAATCTGGACAAGATCAAGCAGATGGGCGTCAAGGGCGTGGTCACGCTATCGGATACAAGCATTCAGATCATCATCGGCTCCGAGGTGCACAACGTCATGTCCGAGATCGAGCAGATCATTTAAATCACCGTTTTCCTTGCTGTTTAGGAGGCATTATAGTATGA
- a CDS encoding sensor histidine kinase, which produces MKWKRNAFGAKLWRYFALFAAIVFAALWLLQTVFLQSFYNGMVIRNVEAVAEQIAAQQDDTELGGYLDSLASENSLLIFLTDRRGAILYSTDEHSHAYAGVDKTRQTDDQHGGSEELLGWQIGAKRNLSLPQEYGVFLQRLEESGDGTVGYPVDNGSAYVYGMTLGESALYISTPLGAVGATVAILRTQLIWITAASLLLAFIIAYFIARRFARPVAVLSAQAGHMAQGELARGFEKGFCAELDELADTLEQTAATLARTENFRREFLANISHDLRTPLTMIRGYAEMVRDISWEDEKQRETDLTVIIREADRLSGLVGEILDYTALQAGTRENAYEAIDLSVAAREVLAQFEPLCARGGYHIDARVEPGLAVYGDRRQLARVLYNLIDNAVSHAGENKAVQVTVKAVGAGVRAEVRDFGAGISPEDLPHIWERYFTLKQQKRNEQGSGLGLAISKEILKAHGAEFGAESEWGQGSIFWFELKRIKG; this is translated from the coding sequence TTGAAGTGGAAGCGTAATGCCTTTGGCGCAAAGCTTTGGCGCTATTTTGCCTTGTTCGCCGCGATCGTTTTTGCGGCGCTTTGGCTGCTGCAAACGGTCTTCCTGCAAAGCTTTTATAACGGCATGGTGATTCGGAACGTGGAAGCGGTGGCTGAACAGATCGCCGCGCAACAGGACGATACGGAGCTTGGCGGGTATTTGGACAGCCTCGCTTCTGAAAACTCCTTGCTGATCTTCCTGACCGACCGACGGGGCGCGATCCTTTACAGCACCGATGAGCACAGCCATGCCTACGCGGGCGTGGACAAGACGCGTCAAACGGACGATCAGCACGGTGGCTCCGAGGAATTGCTGGGCTGGCAGATCGGGGCGAAGCGCAATTTAAGCCTGCCGCAGGAGTACGGCGTTTTTTTGCAGAGGCTGGAGGAAAGTGGGGACGGGACGGTCGGCTATCCGGTCGATAACGGCTCCGCTTATGTGTATGGAATGACGCTTGGGGAGTCGGCGCTTTATATCAGCACGCCGCTCGGCGCTGTGGGCGCTACCGTTGCCATCCTGCGCACGCAGCTCATCTGGATCACGGCGGCTTCGTTGCTGCTTGCGTTCATCATCGCGTATTTCATCGCGCGGCGCTTTGCGCGGCCGGTTGCCGTTCTTTCCGCGCAGGCCGGGCACATGGCGCAAGGGGAGCTTGCGCGCGGCTTTGAAAAGGGCTTTTGCGCCGAGCTGGACGAGCTGGCGGACACGTTGGAGCAGACCGCCGCCACGCTTGCGAGGACCGAAAACTTTCGGCGGGAATTTCTCGCCAACATATCCCACGACCTGCGCACCCCGCTTACCATGATCCGTGGTTATGCCGAAATGGTGCGGGACATATCGTGGGAGGACGAAAAACAGCGGGAAACCGATTTAACCGTCATTATTCGCGAAGCGGACCGGCTTTCCGGGCTGGTGGGCGAAATACTGGACTATACCGCCCTGCAAGCGGGCACGCGGGAGAACGCGTATGAAGCGATCGATCTCAGCGTGGCGGCGCGCGAAGTCCTTGCGCAATTTGAACCGCTATGCGCGCGGGGAGGCTATCACATAGACGCGCGTGTGGAGCCGGGATTAGCGGTATATGGTGACCGGCGGCAGCTTGCGCGGGTGCTGTATAATTTAATCGACAACGCGGTCAGCCATGCCGGAGAAAACAAGGCAGTTCAGGTGACGGTAAAAGCCGTGGGCGCGGGTGTGCGCGCCGAAGTGCGCGACTTTGGGGCGGGCATTTCACCGGAAGATCTGCCACATATATGGGAACGATATTTTACCCTGAAGCAGCAAAAACGCAACGAACAAGGGTCTGGACTAGGGCTAGCCATCTCGAAAGAGATCTTAAAGGCGCACGGCGCGGAATTTGGCGCGGAGAGCGAATGGGGGCAGGGAAGCATTTTTTGGTTTGAACTGAAGAGGATAAAGGGATAA
- a CDS encoding helix-turn-helix domain-containing protein — MAEFYQIVGGRVRALREKRNMTREELAEAANISPQFLANVENGARGISAKTALGLAQGLQVSTDYLLTGTERLDPVMLAAEAIASLNADQREFAAESLYAIANIMLKAREEK; from the coding sequence ATGGCAGAATTTTATCAAATTGTAGGTGGACGCGTCCGTGCGCTGCGCGAAAAACGAAATATGACGAGGGAAGAATTGGCGGAAGCCGCGAACATATCGCCCCAATTTTTGGCTAATGTGGAGAATGGTGCGCGGGGGATATCGGCAAAGACCGCGCTCGGTCTGGCGCAGGGGCTGCAAGTGAGCACCGATTACCTGCTGACCGGCACCGAGCGGCTCGATCCGGTCATGCTGGCCGCGGAAGCGATCGCTTCGCTCAATGCCGACCAGCGCGAATTTGCCGCGGAATCGCTATACGCGATCGCGAATATCATGCTGAAAGCCCGCGAGGAGAAATAA
- a CDS encoding MurR/RpiR family transcriptional regulator produces the protein MIDRAIIDKLYKGVKLSQTENEVMEYLVNHIDEAIKIGIRGVAQKGYTSTATVIRLSKKLGFDGFKEMTYSLKNTLSSASGQLPDALREEMHFVFDRKDVAHFFDILDRKGFICVHGQGYSRLIAEYLEKKLISSACTAISQDYLEADTIVRNFHHKLDTMIIISKSGNNPFALEAAKLCQQAKIPTIVFTGNPQSDLKKFCNTVFVIKDNHPFDIENAQSNYFFGYCILAFEEMFEIYHNRT, from the coding sequence ATGATCGATCGTGCCATAATCGATAAACTGTATAAAGGGGTCAAGCTGTCGCAGACGGAAAACGAAGTGATGGAGTACCTCGTCAACCACATCGACGAGGCGATCAAAATCGGCATTCGGGGCGTGGCCCAAAAGGGCTACACCTCGACCGCGACGGTGATACGTTTATCCAAAAAGCTGGGCTTCGACGGTTTTAAGGAAATGACCTACTCGCTTAAAAACACGCTTTCCTCCGCGTCCGGCCAACTGCCGGACGCGCTGCGAGAGGAAATGCATTTTGTTTTCGACAGAAAGGATGTAGCGCATTTCTTTGACATTCTGGACCGCAAGGGCTTTATCTGCGTACATGGGCAAGGCTACTCCCGCCTGATTGCGGAATATTTGGAGAAAAAGCTCATCAGCAGCGCGTGCACCGCGATCTCGCAGGACTATTTAGAGGCCGACACCATCGTTCGCAATTTCCATCACAAGCTGGATACGATGATCATCATCTCGAAATCCGGAAACAATCCGTTTGCACTCGAGGCGGCCAAGCTTTGCCAGCAGGCCAAGATCCCGACGATCGTGTTCACGGGCAACCCGCAGAGCGATCTGAAAAAGTTTTGCAACACGGTTTTCGTCATTAAGGACAACCATCCGTTCGATATTGAAAACGCGCAGTCCAATTACTTTTTCGGTTACTGCATTTTAGCGTTTGAAGAGATGTTCGAGATTTACCACAACCGCACCTGA
- a CDS encoding ImmA/IrrE family metallo-endopeptidase, whose translation MTQREKLRALARAQEIDIYETPMKKAEALAAQVGDTCAIALDPAMLRSQADETVKLAHELGHCMRGAFYTELCPLETRGRHEHRANVWAARRLIPWPQLRAAVAAGLTDPWELAEHFGVTESFLNWTVAYYTGQKGYRFTNEL comes from the coding sequence ATGACCCAGCGGGAGAAGCTTCGCGCGCTGGCGCGCGCGCAAGAGATCGACATCTATGAAACGCCCATGAAAAAAGCGGAAGCGCTGGCCGCCCAAGTGGGGGATACGTGCGCCATCGCGCTCGATCCCGCCATGCTTCGCTCACAGGCGGATGAAACGGTTAAGCTCGCGCACGAGCTGGGCCACTGCATGCGCGGCGCGTTTTACACGGAGCTATGCCCGTTGGAGACCCGCGGCCGGCACGAACACCGCGCCAACGTATGGGCGGCGCGGCGGCTGATCCCTTGGCCCCAGCTTCGCGCGGCGGTCGCTGCGGGCCTTACCGACCCGTGGGAGCTTGCCGAGCACTTCGGCGTAACCGAGTCCTTTCTCAACTGGACCGTCGCCTACTACACCGGCCAAAAGGGCTACCGCTTCACAAACGAACTATAG
- a CDS encoding AbrB/MazE/SpoVT family DNA-binding domain-containing protein has translation MKSTGIVRKVDELGRIVLPMELRRTLDISVRDSLEIYVDGDQIVLKKYEPACVFCGNAKYVIHYKNKNVCKGCMYDIAKIAE, from the coding sequence ATGAAAAGTACCGGTATTGTTAGGAAAGTAGATGAACTTGGCAGAATCGTGCTCCCTATGGAATTGCGCAGAACGCTGGATATCAGCGTGAGGGATTCTCTGGAAATTTATGTGGACGGCGACCAGATCGTTCTGAAAAAGTATGAGCCCGCCTGTGTCTTTTGCGGAAACGCGAAATACGTCATCCATTATAAGAACAAAAATGTATGTAAGGGCTGCATGTATGATATTGCAAAAATCGCCGAGTAA
- a CDS encoding S-layer homology domain-containing protein — protein MQITLAGAASLSLTLDLNGKTVSTSGLALGKGGLTITGNGIFRGMLYQMGGKLTIKNGTFSGLYAHGFLTQAFGELDEPVLSIEEGTFGSGGITYETNLTDSEAAKAALLATLPEGKTFSAPLETANSEITGNDGIVVYCSGQSISVVDAGGTQPVTGTISGTVYYGKLPVKGATVSLKQGGTCVAETQTGEQGAYNFDGAAVGVYNIVVSSFQGAKTVMVTLTGSGPVVKDILLSGANKESIVEVAPGLPAVAVGGVDAVAETEGANVTFDVGKQETPAEQEAIKAIAVGQTVELFLDLRLSKQMEGGEASAITDTGENVLEVVVPYTFTGRTDVTVYRKHGDDPAGALKALYAAPDTPEDGTFWADTQNGYIHIYASKFSTYAVAYTAEPTPSRSGGSSTTYYTLTATAGEGGTISPSGKVRVARNDDKTFTITPNEGFAIADVTVDGKSVGAVTSYTEKKVTKEHAIAASFRAEDEKAAWNPFADVKAGDWFYESVRYVYEKGLMNGTDSDRFSPAQSTSRAMLVAMLWRLAGQPAGNGAAPFIDVTASAYYAEAAVWAAENGIIKGYGDNRFGPNDPATREQLAAILYRYAQVKGQDTAKAGDLSVFADQPSGWAAEPVRWAVGAGLLSGKGGGVLDPTGNATRAETAAMLMRYLER, from the coding sequence ATGCAAATAACTTTAGCAGGTGCCGCCTCCCTAAGTCTGACGCTCGACCTGAACGGTAAGACCGTGAGCACAAGCGGATTGGCTCTGGGCAAGGGCGGTCTGACCATAACGGGCAACGGAATTTTCAGAGGGATGCTCTATCAGATGGGCGGCAAGCTGACGATTAAAAACGGCACGTTTAGCGGGCTGTATGCGCATGGTTTCCTGACGCAAGCGTTTGGCGAACTGGATGAACCCGTGCTCTCCATAGAGGAAGGAACGTTTGGCTCAGGCGGTATCACTTACGAGACCAATCTGACTGATTCGGAGGCGGCCAAGGCGGCGCTGCTGGCTACCTTACCCGAGGGCAAGACCTTCAGCGCGCCGCTGGAGACAGCAAATTCGGAAATCACTGGAAATGACGGGATCGTAGTTTATTGCTCCGGACAATCGATCAGCGTCGTCGACGCGGGCGGCACGCAACCTGTGACGGGCACGATCAGCGGCACGGTGTACTACGGCAAACTCCCGGTAAAGGGCGCTACGGTCAGCCTGAAGCAAGGCGGCACGTGCGTGGCGGAGACCCAAACGGGTGAACAGGGCGCTTACAACTTCGACGGCGCTGCTGTCGGTGTTTATAACATCGTGGTTTCGAGCTTTCAAGGCGCTAAGACCGTTATGGTGACGTTGACCGGCAGCGGACCGGTGGTGAAAGACATCTTGCTGTCTGGAGCAAACAAGGAAAGCATTGTCGAAGTGGCGCCCGGTCTGCCCGCCGTGGCGGTCGGCGGCGTGGACGCTGTGGCCGAGACGGAAGGGGCGAACGTGACCTTCGACGTGGGCAAGCAGGAAACGCCTGCGGAGCAGGAGGCTATTAAGGCCATCGCCGTGGGGCAGACCGTTGAGCTGTTTTTGGATCTGCGCCTTTCCAAGCAAATGGAGGGCGGCGAAGCTTCCGCTATTACCGATACCGGAGAGAATGTACTTGAGGTGGTCGTTCCCTATACGTTTACCGGCAGAACGGATGTGACGGTTTACCGCAAACACGGAGACGACCCCGCCGGCGCGCTGAAAGCCTTGTATGCCGCGCCCGATACCCCGGAGGACGGTACCTTCTGGGCGGACACGCAAAACGGATACATCCATATTTACGCCAGTAAATTCTCGACCTACGCGGTCGCCTATACTGCGGAGCCAACGCCATCCAGAAGCGGCGGTTCGTCCACGACCTATTACACCCTGACCGCCACGGCGGGAGAGGGCGGTACGATCTCGCCCAGCGGCAAGGTTCGCGTGGCCCGGAACGACGACAAGACCTTTACGATCACCCCGAACGAGGGCTTTGCAATCGCGGACGTGACGGTGGACGGCAAGAGCGTGGGCGCGGTGACAAGCTACACCGAAAAAAAGGTCACGAAGGAGCACGCGATAGCGGCAAGCTTTCGCGCCGAGGACGAGAAAGCGGCGTGGAACCCCTTTGCGGATGTGAAGGCGGGCGATTGGTTCTATGAAAGCGTTCGGTACGTTTATGAAAAGGGCCTGATGAACGGCACGGATAGCGACCGCTTCAGCCCCGCGCAGAGCACCAGCCGGGCCATGCTCGTCGCTATGCTCTGGCGGTTGGCGGGCCAGCCTGCCGGTAACGGCGCCGCGCCCTTTATCGACGTGACGGCGAGCGCTTACTATGCGGAAGCCGCGGTTTGGGCCGCGGAAAACGGCATTATCAAGGGGTATGGCGACAACCGGTTTGGCCCGAACGACCCGGCCACGCGTGAACAGCTCGCGGCCATCCTGTACCGCTATGCACAGGTCAAGGGGCAGGATACCGCGAAGGCGGGCGACCTGTCTGTGTTTGCCGACCAGCCTTCCGGCTGGGCCGCGGAGCCGGTGCGTTGGGCCGTGGGCGCGGGGCTGCTCTCCGGCAAGGGCGGCGGCGTACTGGACCCGACCGGCAACGCCACCCGCGCGGAAACAGCGGCGATGCTGATGCGATATTTGGAACGGTAA
- a CDS encoding carbohydrate deacetylase, protein MKKLILNADDFGYSYGVNYGILESHLRGILTSTTLMAGMPGFDHAVSLAKAHPTLGIGVHLTLTCGRPVLGGHKTLTEANGTFHSLSFYKQEDTVLDPNEVYDEWKAQIEKVLVSGIEPTHFDSHHHVHIFKGLESVFVRLAKEYGLPVRNSKPSRTDGDIEGVPCPNCLIDFIESSNVHFHTPLPEYAVGIWDCMQRIVREAFETMDTVEVMCHPAYLDTDVMLTSSFNLHRMCEVDLLVSPDTRAYVERLGVSLASYKGLWEEQK, encoded by the coding sequence ATGAAGAAACTGATACTCAACGCGGATGATTTCGGCTATTCCTACGGCGTCAACTACGGTATTCTGGAAAGTCATCTGCGCGGTATTTTGACATCGACCACACTCATGGCGGGTATGCCGGGGTTTGACCATGCGGTTTCACTCGCGAAAGCCCATCCGACGCTCGGTATCGGCGTACACCTGACGCTCACCTGCGGCCGTCCGGTGCTTGGCGGCCACAAAACGCTCACGGAAGCAAACGGGACCTTCCACAGCCTTTCCTTCTACAAACAGGAGGACACGGTGCTGGACCCAAACGAAGTCTACGACGAATGGAAGGCGCAGATCGAAAAGGTGCTCGTCTCCGGTATTGAACCGACTCACTTCGATTCGCACCACCACGTACACATTTTCAAGGGGCTGGAATCCGTGTTCGTGCGCTTGGCCAAGGAATACGGCCTGCCGGTGCGCAATTCCAAGCCGAGCCGCACGGATGGCGATATCGAAGGCGTGCCGTGCCCGAACTGCCTGATCGATTTTATTGAAAGCTCAAACGTCCATTTTCACACCCCGCTGCCCGAATACGCGGTAGGCATTTGGGACTGCATGCAGCGCATCGTACGCGAAGCGTTTGAAACCATGGACACGGTGGAGGTCATGTGCCACCCTGCCTATCTTGATACGGACGTGATGCTCACCTCGTCTTTCAACCTGCACCGCATGTGCGAGGTCGACCTGCTCGTAAGCCCCGATACCCGGGCCTATGTGGAGCGGTTGGGCGTATCCCTTGCAAGCTATAAAGGATTATGGGAGGAACAGAAATGA
- a CDS encoding GNAT family N-acetyltransferase, with the protein MQSDDIRIRAATTADAEQLLAIYAPYVSKTAITFEYETPSLAAFQERIENTLKRYPYIVAEKNGEILGYAYTGAFVGRAAYDWAAEVSIYLKESRRGIGLGRKLYGALEELSKAQHILNLNACIGYPEHEDTYLTQNSVQFHTHLGYAIVGRFHKCGYKFGTWYDMVWMEKLLGEHPDVPAPLIPFFGARGQMGG; encoded by the coding sequence ATGCAAAGCGACGATATCCGTATCCGCGCGGCAACGACGGCCGACGCGGAGCAGCTACTGGCGATCTACGCGCCGTATGTCAGCAAGACCGCCATTACGTTTGAATATGAGACGCCGAGTCTCGCCGCATTTCAGGAGAGAATAGAGAACACGCTTAAGCGGTATCCGTACATCGTGGCGGAGAAAAACGGCGAGATACTGGGCTATGCCTACACCGGCGCGTTCGTCGGCAGGGCGGCTTACGACTGGGCGGCGGAGGTTTCCATTTATCTGAAAGAGAGCAGAAGAGGGATCGGACTTGGACGAAAGCTGTACGGGGCATTGGAGGAACTATCAAAAGCACAGCATATCCTGAATCTGAACGCGTGCATCGGCTATCCGGAACACGAGGATACATACCTGACCCAAAACAGCGTGCAGTTCCATACGCATTTGGGATACGCCATCGTGGGAAGGTTCCACAAATGCGGCTACAAATTCGGCACATGGTACGATATGGTTTGGATGGAGAAGCTATTGGGCGAACATCCGGACGTTCCCGCGCCCCTGATCCCCTTTTTCGGAGCTCGCGGGCAAATGGGGGGATAA